One Herbaspirillum rubrisubalbicans genomic window carries:
- the petA gene encoding ubiquinol-cytochrome c reductase iron-sulfur subunit: MTDENQVDASRRGLLVATCAAGGVAGLATAGAFVSTLQPSERAKAAGAPVEVDISSLAPGEMRTVEWRGKPVWILKRTPEMIASLKQTDGEVADPNSKRTDFSQTPDYALNEWRSVRKDILVVVGICPHLGCSPSSRFQTGPQTSLPDDWHGGFLCPCHGSTFDLAGRVYKNKPSPDNLQVPRYMFEGENKLVIGKDEKGEA; encoded by the coding sequence ATGACTGACGAGAATCAGGTCGACGCAAGTCGACGAGGTTTGCTTGTTGCGACTTGTGCGGCCGGAGGTGTAGCGGGTTTGGCCACCGCTGGAGCGTTCGTCTCCACCCTGCAACCTTCTGAACGCGCCAAGGCAGCCGGTGCACCGGTGGAAGTGGATATTTCTTCACTGGCTCCCGGCGAAATGCGCACCGTCGAATGGCGCGGCAAACCGGTCTGGATTCTCAAGCGCACGCCCGAGATGATCGCTTCCCTCAAGCAGACCGATGGCGAAGTGGCCGATCCTAATTCCAAGCGCACCGATTTCTCCCAGACGCCCGATTACGCGCTCAACGAGTGGCGTTCCGTGCGCAAGGATATTCTGGTCGTGGTCGGCATCTGTCCGCACCTCGGCTGCTCGCCCAGCTCTCGCTTCCAGACCGGCCCGCAGACCTCGCTGCCGGACGACTGGCATGGCGGCTTCCTGTGCCCCTGCCACGGCTCCACCTTCGACCTCGCCGGTCGCGTCTACAAGAACAAACCGTCGCCGGACAACCTGCAAGTCCCGCGTTACATGTTTGAAGGCGAAAACAAGCTCGTTATCGGCAAGGACGAGAAAGGGGAGGCCTGA
- the mscL gene encoding large conductance mechanosensitive channel protein MscL, with protein MSMLKDFRAFAIKGNVIDLAVGVIIGGAFGKIVSSLVEDIIMPIVGKIFGGLDFANYYLPLNGQAYGLPLAEAKKAGAVFAYGNFLTIFINFLILAFIIFQMVRAINKARDLATKNEEAAPAAPAPTPEDVLLLLREIRDSLKKQA; from the coding sequence ATGAGTATGCTCAAGGATTTTCGCGCCTTCGCGATCAAAGGAAACGTGATCGACCTGGCCGTGGGTGTCATCATCGGTGGCGCCTTCGGCAAGATCGTCAGTTCCCTGGTCGAGGATATCATCATGCCCATCGTCGGCAAGATCTTCGGTGGCCTGGACTTCGCCAATTACTACCTGCCCCTGAACGGCCAGGCCTATGGCCTGCCGCTGGCCGAGGCCAAGAAGGCCGGCGCAGTGTTCGCTTACGGCAACTTCCTGACCATCTTCATCAACTTCCTGATTCTGGCCTTCATCATCTTCCAGATGGTGCGCGCCATCAACAAGGCCCGCGACCTGGCCACCAAGAATGAAGAAGCCGCTCCGGCAGCGCCCGCCCCCACGCCGGAAGACGTGCTGCTGCTGCTGCGCGAAATCCGTGATTCGCTCAAGAAGCAGGCCTGA
- a CDS encoding Nif3-like dinuclear metal center hexameric protein, producing the protein MTRHINRDELSAYLGRALNTAQYRDYCPNGLQVEGRTTIGRVVSGVTASLALIEAALAWQADAILVHHGYFWRGEDMRVIGQKQRRLKLLLSNDINLFGYHLPLDSHPELGNNAQLAKRLDLDATGRFGENDIGWIGRCHSTAVRTAADLVLLIEKRLGRRPLLIGDPQQAIGQVAWCTGAAQGMLGEAIDAGATVYISGEISEPTVHLARESGTVYLAAGHHATERYGIQALGEHVAAHFGIEHRFIDIDNPV; encoded by the coding sequence ATGACCCGCCACATTAACAGAGACGAGCTCTCAGCATATCTGGGACGCGCCCTTAACACTGCGCAGTATCGCGATTATTGCCCAAACGGCTTGCAGGTGGAAGGGCGCACCACCATTGGGCGCGTGGTGAGCGGCGTGACTGCCAGCCTGGCCTTGATCGAGGCGGCGCTGGCCTGGCAGGCCGATGCCATCTTGGTCCATCACGGTTATTTCTGGCGCGGTGAAGACATGCGCGTGATCGGGCAGAAGCAACGTCGCCTGAAGCTTTTGCTGTCCAATGACATCAATCTGTTCGGCTACCACCTGCCGCTGGATTCCCATCCTGAGCTGGGCAACAACGCTCAACTGGCCAAGCGACTGGATCTGGACGCGACGGGCCGCTTCGGCGAAAACGATATCGGCTGGATCGGTCGTTGCCATTCTACTGCCGTCAGGACCGCCGCCGACTTGGTGCTGCTGATCGAAAAGCGCCTGGGCCGTAGGCCGCTGTTGATCGGTGATCCGCAGCAAGCCATCGGTCAGGTAGCCTGGTGCACGGGGGCGGCGCAAGGGATGCTGGGGGAGGCCATCGATGCTGGCGCCACGGTCTACATCAGTGGCGAGATTTCGGAACCGACCGTGCACCTGGCCCGCGAGAGCGGCACGGTCTATCTCGCTGCCGGCCACCATGCCACCGAGCGCTACGGCATCCAGGCGCTGGGTGAACATGTGGCGGCGCATTTCGGCATCGAGCACCGGTTCATTGATATCGACAATCCGGTGTGA
- a CDS encoding Do family serine endopeptidase has translation MRRLWLLFAQTVTVGLALWFIVATLKPDWLSGSFTSRARPAQSTVQMQEAAPNAPALDSYRHAARQAMPSVVNIFTTTEARPQKSPFQNDPFFRKFFGDQFDEQQQDDKQSSLGSGVIVSPQGYILTNNHVVEAADKIEVALADGRKASAKVVGIDPETDLAVIKIDLPNLPAITLGHPENSSVGDVVLAIGNPFGVGQTVTMGIVSALGRNHLGINTFENFIQTDAAINPGNSGGALVDTNGNLLGINTAIYSRTGGNLGIGFAIPMSTAKTVMEAIINHGQVVRGWIGVEPQDITPELAESFGLGKKTGAIIAGVLKGGPADRAGMRPGDILVSIADKPVADTTEMLNVIAQLTPGQEIAMTVLRKSQETKLNITVGKRPPPPKTDDNDEE, from the coding sequence ATGCGACGTTTATGGCTGTTGTTTGCACAGACGGTGACAGTAGGTCTGGCGCTGTGGTTCATTGTAGCGACCTTGAAGCCGGACTGGCTGTCCGGTTCCTTCACATCGCGCGCCCGGCCGGCCCAGTCCACGGTGCAGATGCAGGAAGCCGCCCCCAACGCGCCCGCCCTGGACTCCTACCGCCATGCCGCACGCCAGGCCATGCCCTCGGTGGTCAATATCTTCACAACGACCGAAGCCCGGCCACAGAAGAGCCCCTTCCAGAACGACCCGTTCTTCCGCAAGTTCTTCGGCGACCAGTTCGACGAACAGCAGCAGGATGACAAGCAATCCAGCCTGGGCTCGGGCGTGATCGTCAGCCCGCAGGGCTACATCCTCACCAACAACCACGTGGTGGAAGCGGCCGACAAGATCGAAGTGGCCCTGGCCGATGGCCGCAAGGCCAGCGCCAAGGTGGTCGGCATCGATCCCGAGACTGACCTGGCCGTCATCAAGATCGACCTGCCCAACCTGCCGGCCATCACGCTCGGCCACCCGGAAAACAGCTCGGTGGGCGACGTCGTGCTGGCCATCGGCAACCCCTTCGGCGTGGGCCAGACGGTGACCATGGGCATCGTCTCGGCACTGGGCCGCAATCACCTGGGCATCAATACCTTCGAGAACTTCATCCAGACCGACGCCGCCATCAACCCCGGCAACTCCGGTGGCGCGCTGGTGGACACCAACGGCAACCTGCTGGGCATCAACACGGCTATCTATTCGCGCACCGGCGGCAACCTCGGCATCGGCTTTGCCATCCCGATGTCCACCGCCAAGACCGTGATGGAAGCCATCATCAACCATGGTCAGGTGGTGCGCGGCTGGATCGGTGTGGAACCGCAGGACATCACCCCGGAACTGGCCGAGAGCTTCGGCCTGGGCAAGAAGACTGGCGCCATCATCGCCGGCGTGCTCAAGGGCGGCCCGGCCGACCGTGCCGGGATGCGTCCGGGCGACATCCTGGTGAGCATCGCCGACAAGCCGGTGGCCGATACCACCGAGATGCTCAACGTCATCGCCCAACTGACGCCCGGCCAGGAGATCGCCATGACGGTGCTGCGCAAGTCACAGGAAACCAAGCTCAACATCACGGTGGGCAAGCGTCCGCCGCCACCCAAGACCGATGACAACGACGAAGAATAA
- a CDS encoding DUF2461 domain-containing protein: MHVRDLIQFLGELSENNNRAWFVMNKPRYDILREEFLALTIKLIAEISKFDPAIAGCNPKKALFRINRDMRFSHDKRPYKTHFSAAITASGLKKPSQGGGPAYYFHINETGQLLIAGGEYLPPTPRLRAIRNRVVEDAAGFTKMRKNKKLVATYGDLQEEGKLQRPPKGFDPDTPNIDYVKLKSFIVWTEEDIRKKIPADLGKRVLEGFKDAYPLVQWLREIPLVSAEE, translated from the coding sequence ATGCATGTGCGTGACCTGATCCAGTTCCTGGGCGAGCTGTCCGAGAACAACAACCGCGCCTGGTTCGTCATGAACAAGCCGCGCTACGACATCCTGCGCGAGGAATTCCTGGCGCTGACCATCAAGCTCATCGCCGAGATCAGCAAGTTCGATCCGGCCATCGCCGGTTGCAATCCGAAGAAGGCGCTGTTTCGTATCAACCGCGACATGCGCTTTTCGCATGACAAGCGCCCCTACAAGACGCACTTCTCGGCAGCCATCACCGCCAGCGGCCTGAAAAAGCCCAGTCAGGGCGGTGGTCCGGCCTATTACTTCCACATCAACGAAACCGGTCAGTTGCTCATCGCTGGTGGTGAATATCTACCACCCACGCCGCGCCTGCGCGCCATCCGCAACCGCGTGGTGGAGGACGCAGCGGGCTTCACCAAGATGCGCAAGAACAAGAAGCTTGTTGCGACATATGGCGACCTGCAGGAAGAAGGCAAGCTGCAGCGCCCACCCAAGGGTTTCGATCCGGACACACCCAACATCGACTATGTGAAGCTCAAGAGCTTCATCGTCTGGACCGAAGAAGATATCCGCAAGAAGATTCCGGCCGACCTCGGCAAGCGGGTGCTGGAAGGCTTCAAGGATGCCTATCCGCTGGTGCAGTGGTTGCGCGAGATCCCACTGGTGAGCGCCGAGGAATAA
- the tatC gene encoding twin-arginine translocase subunit TatC: MAEENTQAEDTFISHLIELRSRIVKAAAVVLVVFLCLMPFAAHIFDVLAAPMIHALPAGSKMIATGVITPFLIPIKVTMLVAVLISLPWVLYQLWAFVAPGLYAHEKRLIAPLVISSSVLFVTGVAFCYFFVFGVVFPFINNFAPKSVSVAPDIDSYVDFVLTMFVAFGVTFEVPVIVIVLVRMGLVPLAKLKQIRPYVIVGAFIVAAVVTPPDVMSQLMLAVPLVLLYEIGLLVAPIFERATRAPDAEPSSSASSD, encoded by the coding sequence ATGGCTGAAGAAAACACCCAGGCCGAAGATACCTTCATCTCGCACCTGATCGAATTGCGCAGCCGCATCGTCAAGGCGGCTGCGGTGGTGCTGGTGGTGTTCCTGTGCCTGATGCCGTTCGCGGCCCACATCTTCGACGTGCTGGCCGCGCCGATGATCCATGCGTTGCCCGCCGGCAGCAAGATGATCGCCACTGGCGTGATCACGCCCTTCCTCATTCCCATCAAGGTCACCATGCTGGTGGCCGTGCTGATTTCGCTGCCTTGGGTGCTCTACCAGCTGTGGGCCTTCGTCGCGCCGGGCCTCTATGCGCACGAGAAGCGCCTGATCGCACCGCTGGTGATCTCGTCTTCCGTGCTGTTCGTCACCGGGGTGGCGTTCTGCTACTTCTTCGTCTTCGGCGTGGTGTTCCCCTTCATCAACAACTTCGCGCCCAAGTCGGTCTCGGTGGCCCCGGATATCGATAGCTATGTCGATTTCGTGCTGACCATGTTCGTAGCCTTCGGCGTGACCTTCGAAGTCCCGGTGATCGTGATCGTGCTGGTGCGCATGGGCCTGGTGCCGCTGGCCAAGTTGAAGCAGATTCGTCCCTACGTCATCGTCGGCGCCTTCATCGTCGCTGCCGTGGTTACTCCCCCTGACGTGATGAGCCAGTTGATGCTGGCCGTGCCGCTGGTGCTGTTGTATGAAATCGGCCTGCTGGTGGCGCCCATCTTCGAGCGCGCCACGCGGGCCCCGGATGCCGAGCCCAGCAGTTCGGCTTCTTCCGACTAG
- the tatB gene encoding Sec-independent protein translocase protein TatB, with product MIDIGLTKLALIGVVALVVIGPERLPKVARMAGTLFGRAQRYINDVKSEVSREMELDELRKMQKDVQDAASDVSNSIHKSMSETEASINDAWNGGDDSSSSDSASAGGSWTRTPDASLLAIKAKAFRRKKLSRTTGVPAWYKHQSGHKTRVISASARVAKYRRPVGTGKSAGFF from the coding sequence ATGATTGATATCGGCCTTACCAAGCTGGCCTTGATCGGCGTGGTCGCGCTGGTCGTGATCGGCCCCGAGCGCCTGCCCAAGGTGGCGCGCATGGCCGGCACCCTGTTCGGCCGCGCCCAGCGCTACATCAACGACGTCAAGTCCGAAGTCAGCCGCGAGATGGAACTCGATGAGCTGCGCAAGATGCAGAAGGACGTCCAGGACGCTGCCAGCGACGTCAGTAATAGCATTCACAAAAGCATGTCAGAAACTGAAGCTTCGATCAACGATGCCTGGAATGGCGGCGATGATTCCTCCAGTTCCGACAGCGCCAGCGCCGGCGGCAGCTGGACCCGCACGCCGGATGCTTCGCTGCTGGCGATCAAGGCCAAGGCCTTCCGTCGCAAGAAGCTCTCGCGCACCACCGGCGTGCCGGCTTGGTACAAGCACCAGAGCGGTCACAAGACCCGTGTCATCTCGGCTTCAGCCCGCGTGGCCAAGTACCGCCGTCCGGTCGGCACCGGCAAGTCGGCCGGTTTCTTCTAA
- the tatA gene encoding Sec-independent protein translocase subunit TatA → MGSFSIWHWLIVLVIVMLVFGTKKLGNMGSDLGKAVKGFKDGVKGADEEKKDVAIDVQAKEKDKSGS, encoded by the coding sequence ATGGGTTCGTTCAGTATTTGGCATTGGCTGATTGTTCTGGTGATCGTGATGCTGGTCTTCGGCACCAAGAAGCTCGGCAACATGGGTTCCGACCTGGGCAAGGCAGTCAAGGGCTTCAAGGATGGCGTCAAGGGCGCCGACGAGGAAAAGAAGGATGTGGCCATCGACGTGCAGGCCAAGGAAAAGGACAAGTCCGGTAGCTGA
- a CDS encoding histidine triad nucleotide-binding protein → MDNCIFCKIAAGQIPSKKIYEDEDLIAFHDINPAAPVHFLIVPRQHVATLADCTDEHTAMLGKMLALAPRLAAEQGCGYGLDAQGQPTGGFKILINTGPDGRQEVYHLHMHVIGGPHPWRVQFVQQ, encoded by the coding sequence TTGGATAATTGCATTTTCTGTAAGATCGCGGCTGGCCAGATTCCCTCGAAGAAGATCTACGAGGATGAAGACCTGATCGCCTTCCACGACATCAACCCGGCCGCGCCGGTGCATTTCCTGATCGTGCCGCGCCAGCATGTGGCGACCCTGGCCGATTGCACCGACGAACATACCGCCATGCTGGGCAAGATGCTGGCGCTGGCGCCGCGCCTGGCGGCCGAGCAGGGTTGCGGTTATGGTCTGGATGCGCAAGGCCAGCCTACTGGCGGGTTCAAGATCCTGATCAACACCGGGCCGGACGGCCGCCAGGAGGTGTACCATCTGCACATGCACGTGATTGGCGGTCCGCATCCCTGGCGGGTACAGTTCGTGCAACAATAA
- a CDS encoding phosphoribosyl-ATP diphosphatase, with amino-acid sequence MSETLKRLAEVIESRKLANGGNPEKSYVAKLFSKGDDAILKKIGEEATETVMAAKDARVSGDKSKVLYECADLWFHSMVMLAQFELSPQDVLDELARREGLSGLEEKAARKD; translated from the coding sequence ATGAGCGAAACCCTGAAGCGCCTGGCCGAAGTCATCGAGTCGCGCAAGCTGGCCAATGGCGGCAATCCCGAGAAATCCTATGTCGCCAAGCTGTTCTCCAAGGGCGACGATGCCATCCTGAAGAAGATCGGCGAGGAAGCCACCGAGACCGTCATGGCGGCCAAGGATGCCCGCGTCTCGGGCGACAAGTCCAAGGTGCTCTACGAATGTGCCGACCTGTGGTTCCATTCCATGGTGATGTTGGCCCAGTTCGAGTTGAGCCCGCAGGATGTGCTCGATGAACTGGCGCGCCGCGAAGGGCTCTCCGGCCTGGAAGAAAAGGCCGCGCGCAAGGACTGA
- the hisF gene encoding imidazole glycerol phosphate synthase subunit HisF codes for MALAKRIIPCLDVTAGRVVKGVNFLELRDAGDPVEIARRYDEQGADELTFLDITASSDGRDLILDIIEAVASQVFIPLTVGGGVRAVEDVRRLLNAGADKVGINTSAVTNPQLVADAANKYGSQCIVVAIDAKRAGDGKWEVYTHGGRNATGLDAVEWARKMAQLGAGEILLTSMDRDGTKSGFDLDLTRAVSEAVSIPVIASGGVGGLQDLADGITKGKADAVLAASIFHYGQHTVQEAKRFMADQNISMRLA; via the coding sequence ATGGCCCTTGCAAAACGTATCATCCCTTGCCTGGACGTGACCGCTGGTCGCGTGGTCAAGGGCGTCAACTTCCTGGAGCTGCGCGATGCCGGCGATCCGGTCGAAATCGCACGTCGTTACGATGAGCAGGGCGCCGATGAGCTGACCTTCCTCGACATCACCGCTTCCTCCGATGGTCGCGACCTGATCCTGGACATCATCGAAGCCGTGGCCTCGCAGGTCTTCATCCCCCTGACCGTGGGTGGCGGTGTGCGCGCGGTGGAAGATGTGCGCCGCCTGCTCAATGCCGGCGCCGACAAGGTCGGCATCAATACCTCGGCCGTGACCAATCCGCAACTGGTAGCCGACGCTGCCAACAAGTACGGCTCGCAATGTATCGTGGTGGCCATCGACGCCAAGCGCGCCGGTGACGGCAAGTGGGAGGTCTACACCCACGGCGGCCGCAATGCTACCGGCCTGGATGCGGTCGAATGGGCGCGCAAGATGGCGCAACTGGGCGCGGGCGAGATCCTGCTGACCAGCATGGACCGCGACGGTACCAAGAGCGGCTTCGACCTCGACCTGACCCGTGCAGTCTCGGAAGCAGTCAGCATTCCCGTGATCGCCTCCGGTGGCGTGGGCGGCCTGCAGGACCTGGCTGACGGTATCACCAAGGGCAAGGCCGACGCGGTGCTGGCGGCCAGCATCTTCCACTATGGCCAGCACACCGTGCAGGAAGCCAAGCGCTTCATGGCCGACCAGAACATTTCCATGAGGCTGGCATGA
- the hisA gene encoding 1-(5-phosphoribosyl)-5-[(5-phosphoribosylamino)methylideneamino]imidazole-4-carboxamide isomerase — MLLIPAIDLKDGHCVRLKQGDMEQATVFSEDPAEMALHWLKQGARRLHLVDLNGAFAGKPKNEAAVKSILQVVARFAEENEVEEIPVQLGGGIRDLDTIERYLDDGLSYIIIGTAAVKNPGFLHDACSAFPGQIIVGLDAKDGKVATDGWSKLSGHEVVDLAQKFEGYGCEAIVYTDIGRDGMMGGVNIEATVRLAQAVTIPIIASGGVHNVGDVEALCRVEDEGIEAVICGRSIYEGTLDLRSGQDRADELTRELEANRLSGSK, encoded by the coding sequence ATGCTGCTCATACCCGCCATCGACCTGAAAGACGGTCATTGCGTACGCCTCAAACAAGGTGATATGGAACAAGCCACCGTTTTCTCCGAAGATCCGGCGGAAATGGCCCTGCACTGGCTCAAGCAGGGCGCGCGCCGCCTGCACCTGGTGGACCTCAACGGTGCCTTTGCCGGCAAGCCCAAGAACGAGGCGGCGGTGAAGTCCATCCTGCAGGTGGTCGCCCGTTTCGCCGAGGAAAACGAGGTCGAGGAAATCCCGGTGCAACTGGGTGGCGGCATCCGCGACCTGGACACCATCGAGCGCTACCTGGACGATGGCCTGTCCTACATCATCATCGGTACCGCCGCGGTGAAGAACCCCGGTTTCCTGCATGACGCCTGCAGCGCCTTCCCCGGCCAGATCATCGTCGGCCTGGATGCCAAGGATGGCAAGGTCGCCACCGATGGCTGGAGCAAGCTGTCCGGCCACGAAGTGGTGGACCTGGCGCAGAAGTTCGAAGGCTATGGCTGCGAAGCCATCGTCTACACCGACATCGGCCGCGACGGCATGATGGGCGGGGTCAACATCGAGGCTACCGTGCGCCTGGCGCAGGCGGTGACCATTCCCATCATCGCTTCGGGCGGCGTGCACAATGTGGGCGACGTCGAGGCGCTGTGCCGGGTCGAGGATGAAGGCATCGAAGCCGTCATCTGCGGCCGTTCCATCTATGAAGGTACGCTGGACCTGCGCAGCGGCCAGGATCGTGCGGATGAACTGACGCGCGAACTGGAAGCCAACCGCCTGTCCGGCAGCAAATAA
- the hisH gene encoding imidazole glycerol phosphate synthase subunit HisH: MNKIVVVDYGMGNLRSVAQALRHVAPEADVRISGEVADIRAADRVVLPGQGAMPDCMRSLRESGVEDAVIEASRTKPLFGVCVGEQMLFDWSEEGDTPGLGLLPGKVVRFELEGLRQDDGSLFKVPQMGWNHVHQTRTHPLWEGIADDAFFYFVHSYYAVPAETAHVVGQTPYGRDFACAVARDNIFATQFHPEKSASAGLQLYRNFVHWKP, encoded by the coding sequence ATGAATAAAATTGTTGTAGTCGATTACGGCATGGGCAACCTGCGCTCGGTGGCGCAGGCGCTGCGCCATGTCGCGCCTGAAGCCGATGTGCGCATCTCCGGTGAAGTCGCCGATATCCGCGCTGCTGACCGCGTGGTCCTGCCCGGCCAGGGTGCCATGCCCGACTGTATGCGCAGCCTGCGTGAATCGGGCGTGGAGGACGCCGTCATCGAAGCCTCGCGCACCAAGCCGCTGTTCGGCGTATGCGTGGGCGAGCAGATGCTGTTCGACTGGAGTGAAGAAGGCGACACTCCCGGCCTGGGCCTGCTGCCCGGCAAGGTGGTGCGCTTCGAACTCGAAGGCCTGCGCCAGGATGATGGATCGCTGTTCAAGGTGCCGCAGATGGGCTGGAACCATGTGCACCAGACCCGCACTCATCCGCTGTGGGAAGGGATTGCGGATGACGCCTTCTTCTATTTCGTCCACAGCTACTATGCCGTGCCGGCCGAGACCGCCCATGTGGTCGGCCAGACGCCGTATGGCCGTGACTTCGCCTGTGCCGTGGCCCGCGATAATATCTTTGCAACTCAGTTCCACCCGGAAAAAAGTGCCTCGGCGGGTTTGCAGCTGTATCGGAATTTCGTACACTGGAAACCTTGA
- the hisB gene encoding imidazoleglycerol-phosphate dehydratase HisB, whose amino-acid sequence MSTPRTAEVVRNTNETQIRVAINLDGTGQQKLDTGVPFLDHMLDQIARHGLIDLDIQAKGDLHIDAHHTVEDVGITLGMAFAKAIGDKKGIRRYGHAYVPLDEALSRVVIDFSGRPGLEYHIPFTRSMIGSFDVDLTSEFFHGFVNHAQVTLHVDNLRGVNAHHQAETVFKAFGRALRMAVELDARAAGTIPSTKGSL is encoded by the coding sequence ATGTCTACACCGAGAACCGCGGAAGTCGTCCGCAACACCAACGAGACGCAGATCCGCGTTGCCATCAACCTGGATGGCACCGGCCAGCAGAAGCTGGATACCGGCGTGCCCTTCCTGGACCATATGCTGGACCAGATCGCCCGCCATGGCCTCATCGACCTGGATATCCAGGCCAAGGGCGACCTGCACATCGATGCGCACCATACGGTGGAAGACGTGGGCATCACCCTCGGGATGGCCTTTGCCAAGGCCATCGGCGACAAGAAGGGCATCCGCCGCTACGGCCACGCCTACGTGCCGCTGGATGAAGCCCTGTCGCGCGTGGTGATCGATTTCTCCGGCCGTCCCGGCCTGGAATACCACATTCCCTTTACCCGCTCGATGATCGGTTCCTTCGATGTGGACCTGACCAGCGAGTTCTTCCACGGTTTCGTCAATCATGCGCAGGTGACCCTGCACGTGGACAACCTGCGTGGCGTGAATGCCCACCACCAGGCCGAGACCGTGTTCAAGGCCTTCGGCCGTGCGCTGCGCATGGCCGTCGAGCTTGATGCACGCGCTGCGGGTACGATTCCCTCGACCAAGGGCAGCCTGTAA
- the hisC gene encoding histidinol-phosphate transaminase, translating to MNPSKPEIVDQLVANVIRPVVRGWHSYHVPSAAGLVKLDAMENPYVLPVALREELAQRLAALELNRYPVPSYTQLKAAICERLGVPAGYEVLLGNGSDELITMLSVACAMPGRTIVAPEPGFVMYGISAQMAGLDYVGVPLRADLSLDLPAMLAAIETHKPVITWLGYPNNPTGTLYEMADVLRIIEAAAPYGLVVVDEAYQPFATSTLMPALPRHNNLVVMRTVSKLGLAGVRLGYLSAAPALLRELDKVRPPYNVNVLTEAAVLFVLDHLHVLESQAARLRAARSDLASALAALDGVQVFSSAANFILIRVPDADKVFAGLLARKVLVKNAGRMHMLLQNCLRITVSSDEENAIFLTALTAALREL from the coding sequence ATGAATCCCTCCAAGCCTGAGATCGTGGACCAACTGGTCGCCAACGTGATCCGCCCCGTAGTGCGCGGCTGGCACTCCTATCACGTGCCCTCGGCAGCAGGGCTGGTCAAGCTCGATGCGATGGAAAATCCCTATGTGTTGCCGGTGGCGCTGCGTGAGGAACTGGCGCAGCGACTGGCTGCGCTGGAGCTGAACCGTTATCCGGTACCGTCCTATACGCAGCTCAAGGCGGCCATCTGCGAGCGCCTGGGGGTGCCGGCAGGGTATGAGGTATTGCTGGGCAATGGTTCGGATGAGTTGATCACCATGCTCTCGGTGGCTTGCGCCATGCCCGGTCGCACCATCGTGGCGCCGGAGCCGGGCTTCGTCATGTATGGCATCTCGGCCCAGATGGCCGGGCTGGACTACGTGGGCGTGCCGCTGCGCGCCGACCTGAGCCTGGACCTGCCAGCCATGCTGGCGGCCATCGAGACGCACAAGCCGGTCATCACCTGGCTTGGCTACCCCAACAATCCCACCGGCACGCTCTACGAGATGGCCGACGTGCTGCGCATCATCGAAGCCGCCGCACCCTACGGCCTGGTGGTGGTCGATGAAGCCTACCAGCCCTTTGCCACCTCTACGCTCATGCCGGCATTGCCGCGACACAACAACCTGGTGGTCATGCGCACCGTTTCCAAGCTGGGGCTGGCGGGCGTGCGCCTGGGCTACCTGTCGGCGGCGCCGGCGCTGTTGCGGGAATTGGACAAGGTGCGCCCGCCCTATAACGTCAATGTGTTGACCGAAGCGGCCGTCCTGTTCGTGCTGGATCACCTGCACGTACTGGAGTCCCAGGCCGCCCGGCTGCGTGCGGCGCGCAGCGATCTGGCCAGCGCGCTGGCGGCGCTGGACGGGGTGCAGGTGTTCTCGTCGGCGGCCAATTTCATCTTGATCCGCGTCCCGGATGCCGATAAAGTCTTCGCCGGTTTACTGGCGCGCAAGGTACTTGTCAAAAATGCCGGTAGAATGCACATGTTGCTGCAAAACTGTTTGCGTATTACCGTCAGTTCGGATGAAGAAAACGCCATCTTCCTGACGGCCCTGACAGCAGCACTGCGCGAACTGTGA